Proteins from a genomic interval of Salinarchaeum sp. Harcht-Bsk1:
- a CDS encoding PAS domain-containing sensor histidine kinase, with amino-acid sequence MDEGTYRVLVEELPDIATIADPDGRITYVSPTVERTLGYEPDELLGEVGYEFQHPDDREAVAAAFERLLESPDTVETVETRWRHADGTWCWIEASLQNRLDDDVIDGILINSREISRRKRREEQYRELAEEYRTLLDNAEDAIFFLSVDTDGSEVAFRFERLSPSYEAQTGLTTSETRGKTPVEVFGDEAGAELAANYERCVEAREPISYQEELYVEEGARFWQTNLAPVLTNGEVTRIVGITRNVTDRVERERQLRAKTKQLDQFASVVAHDLRNPLNVAQGRAALLGEEFDSEHVEPLLGALDRMESLIEDTLTLSRQGQVVADPEPVELVDVVGSSWQSVATEDATLEIVAGGTISGDANRLQHVFENLFRNAIEHGDADCTIRVGRIDDTEFYVEDDGPGIPDDRKDTVFEWGTSSAADGSGIGLTIVERIAEAHGWTVDVVDAADGGARFEFSGVAIE; translated from the coding sequence ATGGACGAAGGGACCTACCGGGTTCTCGTCGAGGAACTTCCCGACATCGCGACGATCGCCGACCCCGACGGGAGGATCACCTACGTGAGTCCCACCGTCGAGCGGACCCTCGGCTACGAGCCCGACGAACTCCTCGGGGAAGTCGGCTACGAGTTCCAGCACCCCGACGACCGCGAGGCGGTCGCGGCGGCCTTCGAGCGTCTGCTGGAATCGCCGGACACAGTCGAGACCGTCGAGACGCGGTGGCGGCACGCGGACGGAACCTGGTGCTGGATCGAGGCGAGCCTGCAGAATCGGCTGGACGACGACGTGATCGACGGGATCCTCATAAACTCGCGCGAGATCTCCCGACGGAAACGACGAGAGGAACAGTACCGGGAGCTCGCCGAGGAGTACAGGACCCTGCTGGACAACGCGGAGGACGCGATATTCTTCCTGAGCGTGGATACCGACGGATCCGAGGTGGCCTTCCGATTCGAGCGGCTGAGCCCCTCCTACGAGGCGCAGACGGGGTTGACGACCAGCGAGACGCGGGGGAAGACGCCCGTCGAGGTGTTCGGCGATGAGGCCGGCGCGGAGCTCGCCGCGAACTACGAGCGTTGCGTGGAGGCTCGCGAACCGATCTCCTACCAGGAGGAACTGTACGTCGAGGAGGGCGCGCGCTTCTGGCAGACCAACCTCGCACCGGTGCTCACCAACGGCGAGGTAACGCGCATCGTCGGGATCACGCGCAACGTCACCGACCGCGTCGAGCGAGAGCGACAGCTCCGCGCCAAGACCAAACAGCTCGATCAGTTTGCCAGCGTGGTGGCCCACGACCTCCGCAATCCGCTGAACGTCGCACAGGGGCGGGCCGCACTGCTGGGAGAGGAGTTCGACAGCGAGCACGTGGAGCCGCTACTGGGCGCGCTCGACCGGATGGAGTCGCTCATCGAGGACACGTTGACCCTCTCGCGACAGGGCCAGGTCGTCGCCGATCCGGAACCGGTCGAACTGGTGGACGTCGTCGGGTCGAGCTGGCAGAGCGTCGCGACGGAAGACGCGACCCTCGAGATCGTCGCGGGCGGCACGATCTCTGGCGACGCGAACCGGCTCCAGCACGTCTTCGAGAACCTGTTTCGCAACGCGATCGAACACGGCGACGCGGACTGCACGATCCGCGTGGGCCGGATCGACGACACGGAGTTCTACGTCGAGGACGACGGCCCTGGCATCCCCGACGACCGCAAGGACACGGTGTTCGAGTGGGGTACCTCCTCGGCGGCAGACGGCTCGGGGATCGGGCTCACGATCGTCGAGCGGATCGCGGAAGCGCACGGCTGGACGGTGGACGTCGTCGACGCCGCGGACGGCGGTGCGCGCTTCGAGTTCAGTGGCGTCGCGATCGAGTGA
- a CDS encoding XapX domain-containing protein has product MDLPLVALALLTGFLTGALFAFVQVPIPAPPELPGLLGIVGIYLGYTVVDWAGVGIDLLGRLGLG; this is encoded by the coding sequence ATGGACCTCCCGCTCGTCGCGCTGGCGCTCCTGACAGGGTTCCTCACCGGTGCGCTCTTCGCGTTCGTCCAGGTCCCGATCCCCGCACCGCCGGAGCTTCCGGGACTACTCGGGATCGTCGGGATCTACCTCGGGTACACGGTCGTCGACTGGGCGGGCGTCGGGATCGATCTGCTCGGCAGGCTAGGGCTCGGCTGA